Proteins encoded in a region of the uncultured Erythrobacter sp. genome:
- a CDS encoding DUF2141 domain-containing protein, translated as MKAPALLVAGALAGVAAPAAANEVTITVTNLRSTEGVVRACMTTNEDVFPRCRKDPASHRTVVPAGKTVTIRFTGVKPGDYAIALLHDENDNGKADRTLGMIPREGYGFSRDAKVRMGPPKFRDAVFTHGAEKQKLNIKMRYF; from the coding sequence ATGAAGGCACCTGCCCTTCTGGTCGCGGGCGCGTTGGCCGGCGTCGCTGCACCTGCTGCCGCCAATGAAGTGACGATCACCGTCACCAATCTGCGCTCGACCGAGGGTGTTGTGCGGGCTTGCATGACAACCAACGAGGACGTGTTTCCGCGCTGCCGGAAAGATCCGGCTTCGCACCGCACCGTTGTCCCCGCTGGTAAGACCGTCACAATCCGCTTTACCGGAGTGAAGCCGGGCGACTACGCCATCGCGCTGCTGCATGACGAGAATGACAATGGCAAAGCCGATCGCACGCTCGGTATGATCCCGCGCGAAGGATATGGCTTTTCCCGCGACGCCAAAGTGCGAATGGGACCGCCCAAATTTCGAGACGCAGTTTTCACGCACGGCGCCGAGAAGCAGAAACTGAACATCAAGATGCGGTATTTCTGA
- a CDS encoding sterol desaturase family protein, with translation MVALRYFLSSGLFAWATKRMRPGLYDGLEQQISREIRWSLIAALIYGAPAGIVFWGWRHHDWTLLYTDPAAYPLWYMPVSVLIYLFVQDTWFYWSHRAMHHRVLFKPMHAVHHQSRPPTAWTAMSFHPLESLTGAIVIPALVFFVPIHIGMVGVVLAIATIMGVTNHMGWEIFPRSLVHSPLGKLLITASHHERHHEEYRCNFGLYFRFWDRVCGTDRGFSARIVEEAGHAPRAAR, from the coding sequence ATGGTTGCGCTGCGCTATTTCCTGTCGAGCGGGTTGTTCGCCTGGGCGACCAAACGGATGCGGCCTGGCCTCTATGACGGTCTTGAACAGCAAATCTCTCGCGAGATCCGCTGGTCGTTGATAGCAGCGCTGATCTACGGCGCGCCTGCGGGGATCGTATTCTGGGGGTGGCGCCATCATGACTGGACCCTGCTCTACACCGATCCTGCCGCCTATCCGCTGTGGTACATGCCGGTGTCGGTTCTGATCTATCTGTTTGTGCAGGACACATGGTTTTACTGGTCGCACCGCGCGATGCATCACAGGGTTCTGTTCAAGCCGATGCACGCCGTCCACCACCAAAGCCGTCCGCCAACGGCCTGGACGGCGATGAGCTTTCATCCGCTGGAGTCGCTGACCGGCGCTATCGTGATCCCGGCGCTGGTCTTTTTCGTCCCGATCCATATCGGCATGGTCGGTGTGGTGCTGGCGATTGCGACCATCATGGGGGTCACCAATCACATGGGCTGGGAGATCTTTCCCCGGTCGCTTGTTCATTCCCCATTGGGAAAGCTGCTGATAACGGCCAGCCATCACGAGCGGCATCACGAGGAGTATCGATGCAATTTCGGCCTGTATTTTCGGTTCTGGGATCGTGTCTGCGGGACGGATCGCGGGTTCTCGGCTCGCATCGTCGAAGAGGCGGGACACGCACCGCGCGCCGCTCGATGA
- a CDS encoding MmcB family DNA repair protein, protein MTDAASPTLDSPTITAGNVARGIMRLFARNDIWCLPEMPLKNGRRADLMGVDAKGLVVIVEIKVARGDLLGDAKWPDYLDFCDRFFWGVPPGLDRGPLETEAYQPDDCGVIVADGYDAEIVRQAPLSSLASARRKAQIERLARAAMRRHTAMLDPHCADIRV, encoded by the coding sequence ATGACCGACGCAGCCTCCCCCACACTTGATTCGCCGACCATCACAGCGGGCAATGTCGCGCGCGGCATCATGCGGCTGTTTGCGCGCAACGACATTTGGTGCCTGCCAGAAATGCCGCTCAAGAACGGTCGGCGCGCCGACCTTATGGGGGTAGATGCCAAGGGTCTTGTAGTAATTGTCGAGATCAAGGTCGCGCGCGGCGATCTGCTTGGCGATGCAAAATGGCCCGATTATCTCGATTTCTGCGACCGGTTTTTCTGGGGCGTGCCGCCGGGTCTGGATCGCGGCCCGCTCGAGACCGAGGCCTATCAGCCGGATGATTGCGGTGTGATCGTGGCGGACGGCTACGATGCAGAGATTGTGCGGCAGGCTCCGCTGTCTTCACTCGCATCGGCACGGCGCAAGGCTCAAATCGAGCGGCTGGCACGCGCAGCTATGCGGCGACACACCGCGATGCTCGACCCGCATTGCGCCGATATCAGGGTGTGA
- the proS gene encoding proline--tRNA ligase produces MRLSQYVLPLLREDSSDAQIVSHQLMLRSGMVRQTAAGIYAWMPLGLRVLDKIGQIVREEQNRAGAIEMLMPTIQPADLWRESGRYDAYGPEMLRIRDRHDRDLLFGPTAEEVITSLMRGSINSYRDLPRTLYNIQWKFRDEIRPRFGVMRGREFLMKDAYSFDLDIESARHSYNRMFVAYLRTFARMGLHAIPTKADPGPIGGDMSHEFILLADNGESDVFYHPEWEASTDLELPDFSNNDAIDAFVEDRTKFYAATDEMRDEAQESELRDTMRTARGIEVGHIFYFGTKYSESMGLKVQGPDGDVVTPQMGSYGVGVSRLAGAIIEASHDDNGIIWPEAVAPFRVGIITIRASDAASSELAEQIYARLSDAGVDVLYDDRDERGGAKFAAMDLIGLPWQIIIGPKGVERGTVELKSRATGEREDLPLEELIARFV; encoded by the coding sequence ATGCGACTGTCCCAATACGTGCTGCCGTTGCTGCGCGAGGATTCCAGCGATGCGCAGATCGTCAGCCATCAATTGATGCTGCGTTCGGGTATGGTGCGTCAGACCGCTGCGGGGATCTATGCCTGGATGCCGCTAGGTCTGCGCGTGCTCGACAAGATCGGGCAGATCGTACGCGAAGAACAGAACCGCGCGGGCGCGATCGAGATGCTGATGCCTACGATCCAGCCCGCCGATTTGTGGCGCGAGTCCGGCCGGTATGACGCTTATGGACCGGAAATGCTCCGTATTCGCGACCGGCATGATCGCGATCTCTTGTTCGGCCCGACAGCCGAGGAAGTGATCACGTCGCTGATGCGTGGTTCGATCAATTCCTACCGCGATCTGCCGCGCACGCTTTACAACATCCAATGGAAGTTTCGTGACGAGATCCGCCCTCGCTTCGGCGTGATGCGCGGGCGCGAATTCCTGATGAAGGATGCCTATTCGTTCGACCTCGACATCGAATCCGCGCGGCACAGCTACAACCGCATGTTCGTCGCGTATTTGCGGACTTTCGCGCGGATGGGTCTGCACGCCATCCCGACCAAGGCCGATCCGGGACCGATCGGCGGGGACATGAGCCACGAGTTCATTCTGCTGGCGGATAACGGCGAAAGCGACGTGTTCTACCATCCTGAGTGGGAAGCGAGCACCGACCTGGAGCTGCCCGATTTCTCGAACAATGATGCGATCGATGCCTTCGTTGAGGATCGCACGAAATTCTACGCCGCGACTGATGAAATGCGCGATGAAGCCCAAGAGTCGGAATTGCGCGACACGATGCGGACGGCACGCGGCATCGAAGTCGGGCACATCTTCTATTTCGGGACCAAATATTCGGAATCGATGGGCCTTAAGGTTCAGGGGCCGGATGGCGATGTCGTTACCCCGCAAATGGGCAGCTACGGCGTGGGCGTGTCCCGACTGGCTGGTGCGATCATCGAAGCCTCGCATGATGACAATGGCATCATCTGGCCCGAAGCCGTTGCTCCGTTTCGCGTTGGCATCATAACCATCCGCGCCAGCGATGCGGCCTCCAGTGAATTGGCCGAGCAGATCTATGCGCGCCTATCGGATGCCGGGGTCGACGTGCTCTATGATGACCGCGATGAACGCGGCGGAGCGAAGTTTGCCGCAATGGATCTGATCGGTCTGCCGTGGCAGATCATCATCGGTCCGAAGGGTGTAGAACGTGGTACTGTCGAGCTTAAAAGCCGAGCGACGGGCGAGCGAGAAGACCTTCCGCTGGAAGAACTGATCGCGCGCTTCGTCTGA